CCCGGCGGCTTCTCGTACGGCGACTACCTGCGCTGCGGCGCCATCTCGCGGTTCTCCCCGGTGATGACCGAGGTCGTCGCCGCCGCCGGGCGCGGGATGCCGGTGCTCGGCATCTGCAACGGCTTCCAGATCCTCTGCGAGTCCCACCTGCTGCCCGGTGCGCTGATCCGCAACGAGGCCCAGCGCTTCGTCTGCCGTGACCAGCGGCTGCGGATCGAGAACAACCGCACCCCCTGGACCGCGTCGTACGCCGAGGGCCAGGAGGTGACGATCGCCCTCAAGAACGGCGAGGGCAACTACGTCGCCGACGCCGCCACCGTGGAGCGGCTCGAGGGCGAGGGGCGCGTGGTCGCCCGCTACCTGGGCCGCAACCCCAACGGCTCGGTCCACGACATCGCCGGGGTCACCAACGAGGCCGGCAACGTGGTCGGCCTGATGCCCCACCCCGAGCACGCGGTGGAGGACCTGTGCGGTCCCGGCACCGACGGGCTCGGCTTCTTCACCAGTCTCGCGGAAAGCGTCTTCGCATGAGCCCCACCACCCTCTACCGTGCGGTGGCCCGCGCCGAGGCCGTCACCTGGGCGCTGCTGCTGACCGGGATGTTCCTCAAGTACGTCACCGACACCACCGAGCTGGGCGTGCGGATCGGCGGGATGCTGCACGGGGCGGTCTTCATCGCCTACTGCCTGACCACCGTGCTGCTCTGGATCGACCAGCGGTGGTCGCTGCGGCAGCTGGTGCTCGGGCTGCTGGCTGCCGTGCCGCCGTTCGTCACCATCCCGTTCGAGATGCATGCCGAGAAGCAGGGCCTGCTCGGTGCCGGCTGGCGGCTCCGCACCGAGGAGCCCGCCGGCCTGCTGGAGAAGCTCGCCGCCTGGCTGGTGCGCAAGCCCCTGCAGGGCGTCGTCGTCGGGGTCGCCGCGGTCGCGGTGCTCTTCGCCGGCGCGATGGTCGCCGGTCCGCCGGTCTGATCCAAGCAGCCGCGGTCTGATCGAGCTGGCAGTCTGATCGAGCTGCGCGCCGCCCTCCGCATCAGTCGGCGTCGGGCGGCATCAGCCGGCGTCGGGCGGCGCAGAGTCGTGCGTCAGAACCGGCCGTTCTGCAGCTGCGCCCAGGTGGCGGCGTTGGTGATCCCGCTCGCCGCGAGCCCGCGCCGGGACTGGTAGGTCTTGACCGCGGCTTCGGTGGCCAGGTCGTAGACCCCGGTGCCGGCGAGCCTGCCGGCGCCCGCGGCGTTCAGGGCCCGCTGCAGGCGGTAGACCACCGGACCGGCCGAGCCGACCTTGAGCACGGCCGTCTCGCCGGTCGCGTGCAGGGCG
The window above is part of the Nocardioides campestrisoli genome. Proteins encoded here:
- the purQ gene encoding phosphoribosylformylglycinamidine synthase subunit PurQ translates to MKVGVVTFPGSLDDVDAQRAVRLGGHEAVALWHGDEDLRGVDAVVLPGGFSYGDYLRCGAISRFSPVMTEVVAAAGRGMPVLGICNGFQILCESHLLPGALIRNEAQRFVCRDQRLRIENNRTPWTASYAEGQEVTIALKNGEGNYVADAATVERLEGEGRVVARYLGRNPNGSVHDIAGVTNEAGNVVGLMPHPEHAVEDLCGPGTDGLGFFTSLAESVFA
- a CDS encoding DUF3817 domain-containing protein, which translates into the protein MSPTTLYRAVARAEAVTWALLLTGMFLKYVTDTTELGVRIGGMLHGAVFIAYCLTTVLLWIDQRWSLRQLVLGLLAAVPPFVTIPFEMHAEKQGLLGAGWRLRTEEPAGLLEKLAAWLVRKPLQGVVVGVAAVAVLFAGAMVAGPPV